The following is a genomic window from Desulfomonilia bacterium.
ATAAGCATTCCATCCGATTTATTTACAACTTCAACGTGACAGCCGAACCAGGAATACGCCTGTTCCCCGTTCAATACGCACCATGCGTTATCGAGGGTCATGCTTCCCCGTGGAATGTTTTTTGATGAGTTGAATATCGCAATGCTGCCGCACTGCTGCATTTTTCCTTTGCCCGAAACAGCAACTTCTCTGAAAGGAGCGCCGACGATCAAGTCGGGATTCCCGTCATTGTTCAGGTCTCCTGCTGAAAGTGAAAATCCCAGAGCGGATGTCTTTGCCGTATCGATAATGATAACGGACGGCTCCACTGCAATGCCTTTTTCCGAGCCGGGGAAAACATAAACCTTGCCGTTATAGAGCCTTTTACCGGCACCCTCCGAAGGCGCCGAGACGACAAGGTCTTCATATCCATCGAGGTTGAAGTCCAATACCGTTACCGCCCAGCCGAACCTGCCTCCGTCCTCATTCCCTGTCAAAACTGCATCGGCGTTACCGAAATCAATCCCCGAAGCGAAATATGTTTTTGCATCCTTTCTGCCGTAAACGACATATACGGCCCCGAGATCGGGATGTCCGGGCGTTTCGAAGCCGGGTGCACCGATTATAAGATCATCGATACCGTCATTGTTCAAATCACCTCTGGCAAGGCTTTTCCCCGTATAGGAATATGCCTTTGCGCCTATTGTCATGAAATCGGCCTGTTCAGGCTTCTTGGCAACATATGCTTCCGGGGTTTCTGCTGTGCTTTTTTCAAGGCTCAACATGACGCCGCCTGCAACAACGGCCTCTCTTACATTAATCCCTTTTGTATCAAGTTTATTTCGGGCTTCCGTAACAAAACTCTCTTCGGCTCCGGCATTTGCCAGGAAAAAACCGGCATTATCAGTTTCAACACCGTTTTCCATCCAGTCTATCGCTTCTTCCCATCTTAAAAGAGTCCAGAAGGACATATCGTCCAGACCACCCATGAAGAAGCCCTGGAGTTCATCAATAAGGAAAGTCGACTTTCCAGCCGGTATCGAAAAGAGAAGATAACCTGCATTCGTCTCGGCTTCTGTCGCTGCAAACATGAGTTTGTTGGCATTTGCGATGAATCTGGAAGTCACATCGGGAAATCCCATTTCATGATAAACCTCGGCCATGTCATCGGCAGGCACCCACATTTTATCCTCTATCCAGGACATATCGAACTCGTGCGCGCATGCAATGTCCCCTCCAAAATCAGCTATCTGATGTGCGTCATCGAAACTGCCATTGAAATTCTGTTGCCCCATGATACCCACAAAGCCGTCACCTGCATGCCAGGCCACGTCAGCTGCGTGGTGGCACATGAGCCCCAGAACAAAGGCTGCATAGCGCCCTGCTTTTTCGGCTTTTGCAGGGTCAGAGGAATTTATGTCAGCCTTGTATTTCTGGTGAAAACGATTTGCAGCGGCCTTGATGAAAGGGTACCAGTGGGCAAGCTCCGATTCGTCCTGATAACCCGTCCAGTAACCCCAGTCAGGGAATCTGCATCCGGCCTGGATTGCATCCCTGTATTTTTCGACAAATCCATTGTATTCGGGATAAGCGCTTGAATGAAACGCCACGGATGCGCGTTCGCTTACCTCGGTATGAGTGGCCATTCCTGCTGCCAAGAGGCTTTTGCAGGTCAACAGGACAAGGGCGATAACAAACCAGACGCTAAAACTTGTTTTCCTCATATATACCCCCGTGGGAAAATATCAGCGGACATCAGCTTTAAATAACTTTTAAATAAATATAAGGCCGCTGTTAACCAGAAGCAATCCCGTATCCTAATTTGTTTCCCGTTACCGGTCAAGCACCGTATGCCGGTCTTTACAGTAAGGGCATTCCGTGTCTGAGAGAACGGACTATTTTATTTACTGATCCTGACCCTTATCAGTATTCTCATCGAGTTCTTCAAATGATTTATCAGCCCTTTCACTTACAGCCTTGCGGACGGAATCTGAAAGGTTGCCCATCTTGCTGACTGAATCCTTGAATTTATCGACATCCATGGCTACAAGGGCATAAAAAGTTCCGTTCAAGCTTACCCAGGTATCCTGGAGCTCTGTTCCTGTAAGGG
Proteins encoded in this region:
- a CDS encoding zinc dependent phospholipase C family protein; translation: MRKTSFSVWFVIALVLLTCKSLLAAGMATHTEVSERASVAFHSSAYPEYNGFVEKYRDAIQAGCRFPDWGYWTGYQDESELAHWYPFIKAAANRFHQKYKADINSSDPAKAEKAGRYAAFVLGLMCHHAADVAWHAGDGFVGIMGQQNFNGSFDDAHQIADFGGDIACAHEFDMSWIEDKMWVPADDMAEVYHEMGFPDVTSRFIANANKLMFAATEAETNAGYLLFSIPAGKSTFLIDELQGFFMGGLDDMSFWTLLRWEEAIDWMENGVETDNAGFFLANAGAEESFVTEARNKLDTKGINVREAVVAGGVMLSLEKSTAETPEAYVAKKPEQADFMTIGAKAYSYTGKSLARGDLNNDGIDDLIIGAPGFETPGHPDLGAVYVVYGRKDAKTYFASGIDFGNADAVLTGNEDGGRFGWAVTVLDFNLDGYEDLVVSAPSEGAGKRLYNGKVYVFPGSEKGIAVEPSVIIIDTAKTSALGFSLSAGDLNNDGNPDLIVGAPFREVAVSGKGKMQQCGSIAIFNSSKNIPRGSMTLDNAWCVLNGEQAYSWFGCHVEVVNKSDGMLIVGAPAYNSGKQNTGRVYGFNLAGLRITKAGTTPQFTLTGESEFEGLGSSFSTGDPYGTGKTVLAVSSPAKDLMMLGLFQLIDQPGSVMLASLSTLSGDLKISDVKPIAVINGVRAFSRFGAQVAFSDFNADGIDDLWVSETMRAVNAKLESGVVYYFKGGSTMPAGTILSSMARPEMTLREGGKKSQFGSCYTFLDFNADNATDTVISAPRATGENGRLEGAVYVMLSPDGTVRPDDPDDPDNPVEGEGATEIGNPSSESNGSSICFIMTAGL